A window of Nostoc sp. PCC 7120 = FACHB-418 genomic DNA:
TGTAAATTGACTAAATATTAAAAGACTTTCTCCTTCAGAAATGGCTTCATCTACCATTTCGACTAAGCGGGAAAGTTTGTGCGAGCGCTCCGGTAAAAATTCGCTATTATCTTGGAGGAACTGTCTGGGATGATTGCAAATCTGTTTTAATTTCATCAGCGTTGAGAGAATTAAACCTTTGCGTTGTATTCCCTCAGCTTCTTGCAATTTTTCTTCCACATCTCTGACTACCACTTCATATAGCGAAGCCTGTTCTTTGGTGAGGTTGGTATAGAGTTTTTGTTCAACTTTATCTGGTAAGTCTTTAATAATTGATTGGTCTGTTTTGACCCGTCGTAAAATTAACGGTTCAACCAGTTTCTTTAAGGTAGTCGATTTTACTTTATCGTTGTCCTTCTGGATGGGAATTTCAAAGGATTTGCGAAACTGTGCTTCTTTCCCTAAATAACCGGGATTGAGAAAATTAAAAATTGACCACAAATCAAGTAAGCGGTTCTCAACTGGTGTACCAGTTAAAGCTAGACGGTGTTTAGCACTGAGTTTGAGTATAGCTTTAGTCTGCGCTGCTTTGGGATTTTTAATGTTTTGTGCTTCATCTAAAACTAACCGTTGCCATGTCACACTATTTAGGAGTTTTTCATCTAAGCGAGCCAAAGTAAAGGAACTTATCACCACATCATGCTGTTGACAGGCGGACTTAAACTCCGCAGCATCTTGCAGGCGATCGCTACCATGATGCACCATAGTTTTTAAATGGGGTGCAAACTTAGCAATTTCTCTTTGCCAGTTACCAACAACCGAAGTCGGCGCAATTAATAATGTCGGTAATGGGGAACTTTGGCTATCTTTCTCCTGTACTAATCTCGCAATTACCTGCACGGACTTACCCAGTCCCATATCATCGGCTAAACAGCCATTTAATCCCAATTTTTCTAAATATTGTAACCAGGCTACACCCCGCTTTTGATATTCTCGCAGGTTGCCTTGCAAATTTAAGTCTTCAGAAATTGGCTCTAGCTGACTCTTATCTTGTAACTTTGCCATTATTTCTGATAAAGCTGCATCATATTCAATTTCCCAGTCATCTTCCCCTTGGGCGCTGCGTTGCATGAACTCTAACAAGCTCATTTGGGGCTGTTCATCGCCGTGGGACTGCCAAAATTCTAATAACTGCTGCATTTTATCCCGGTCTAATTCCATCCATTGACCGCGAAAATGCACTAGTGGTGCTTTAGTATTAATCAATTGTTCCCATTCTTGAGGTGTGAGAGTTTGCTCTCCAATTGCTAATTCATACTGATACTGCACTAGTGAATCTAAACCGAAATAACTTTTGCTTTCCCCTACCGTAGCAGCTACCTTGCGACCACTAGAAGCTTTGAGGCGGATTTTCGCACGACGACGACCAGCCGGAGTATACCAAGCCGGGACAATGACCTTAAATCCTGAGTCTTCCAACACCCAAGCACTATCTTTGAGAAAATCAAACGCCTCATCTAAACTTAGCTGCATTCCTGTGGGAGAGTCCGTTTCTAAACCTTGCCAAAGTTTGGGATACATTCTTGCTGCATAGCCTAAATTCAGCAGTAAATTAGTATCGAAATCTTTGCCAAACTCTTTATGTACACCAGCTTTGGTTTTGGAATTCATTATCCAGTAATCTGCCAAAGCTAATTTTAGAGACGGATCTTTTTTACTTGATACTAAAAATTGCATCTGCCAATTGTCAATTTGTTCAGCATCAGGTGAATGTAATTGGAAGCAAAGATGAAATGGTGATTCAGCTTGAGTACGGATAATCCTGTTTTTCCATCCCAACCACTGCTGATACTCTTGGAGAGCAGTATGGGTTTTGAGTGGGTTGTGTTTTTGGGGATAAAGACAATAGTGAATTAAAGAATCATCAATTTGTTTTTCAAATGCTGCGGTCAATGGTGTCTTACTCACTAAATTATTAAGCAGATACTCGCTGAAGTGGCGTAATAGAGTTTCTGGAGCAAAAAATTCTAATTTATCAGTTTGTGTGCTGTTACCTGCTACACAAATCAATGGCATATATTCAATATATTTTTGAATATTGGCTTCGTATTGCTCGGAAATTATTTCCCAACCAGCATATATTTCAAATCCTGGGGGTGGTTGTTTAGGTTTTTTCTTTGTAGTCGCTGCGTTCGCTCTATATTTTAAAGATGGAATATATTGATCCTTAGTAATTATTTGTCTAAATGATTGCGTATAATGATACCAAAATAATAAATCTGACCCTAATTGAAATTCACTAGCATTGTACAGGGCTAAAAAATGAATATCTTTGAGTAATTTAATAATATTAATTGCTATCACTGCTTTCACAGAAGTAACAGTTTCATAACAAGTTACCTGCCAATATTGAAAATTTTCATACTCTTCAGGAACTTCTACTTCTAAATATTTGACTAACTCTGGTGAAGGTAATGGCTCATTATTAGCAGTTGGTAGGGCAAAATATTTAGAACATATCCGTTGTTTTAATTGCGCTTCAGTTTCTTTAATCCCCAAAGTTTGAGTCAGAAAATTGAGTAATTCAAGAGAAGATAGATGTCCGGGATGAACTTGTGTATGAGTACGCTTTTTGTTATTAATCGGAGTTTCTACCCATAGATAAAATGCTCCAGACTGCACAAAATCGCTATATTGGTTTGGTATCCACGAGCCATGAAGGACTTTCATCAGAACCTCCGTTGAGTCCTACCTTTGAAACAAGAGTGCCAGAATGGCGTTTCCAAAAAAGGTGACGTTTGTTGATTACTTTACCAAAAACCGTGTTCTGTGCTGCTAAAGTTAGGAAGTTTTTTACATATAGACTAGTTTTTGACTGCTATCAAGGCTCAACAGTATTCCTTAATCGCTTTTTAAGATCGCGGACGGCAGCACTTGAGTTACGTTCGTAAGCAATCTGCACACAACGAACTATGGTTTGTGCTAAATCAAAGTTAGGAAAATAACAACTATGAGTTTGCAGTTGGTAATTTTCACCTTGTAGTTGATGAATTAGTAACTGCTGATTTCTGAATAACCAAACTTCTCTTACACGATAGGGCAGATAGTCTTGCACATCAGAATAACTGGTGACATCAATTTCGATAACTAAATCAGGTGGTGGGTCTTGTCCCCAGTCGATGCGTTTTTTCCCTGAGACTGCCTGCCAATTATCAATATAAAAGCAGTAATCTGGCTCAATGCCGCTTTCTTGGGGTAAGCTCATGGTTACAGGTGTAAACGCATCATATTCTCGCTCATCGTGATCTAATAAAGCCATCACAATGTTAGCCAGTAAATGAGCATCTCGACCGTGTACTGGTAATGGCGACATCAGCAATACTTCTCCATCACGGTATTTTATACGCGGTATTGACCCATCTCCTCGTTGACTGCATAAATGCTGATATTCTTGCCAACTGGCAGGCAAACGTACTACAGCACCAGGAGGTAATTCAGTTTTGTCTGGAGAAACAAGAGCAAACATGACTTATTTCCTATTACTGCTTCATACTGCAATCTTAACAAGGATTTTCCCAACCACCTTTGTGATCGCAGATGGCAGACTTTTGTGGGCAACTGTTTTGGCTGCTTTGCGAGGTTACAGTTGGTGAAAAGACAAACGAGCGATCGCCCTTGGCTTCACTCCGCCTAACTGTGCGGCTTGCTGGTGTCGCACACTTTACTCTCTAGTCCTGAAACATTGTAGTTTGCAATACCCCTTCAATCGGGTACTGGCATTGATACATGAGCAGAGTATTTCTCTGGTATTCTCTGGTATTCACCTACTCCCGCAAGGAGTAGGTGAAGTTGACTCTGCTCTAGTTGCCCTGGAGGGTACAGAGATAGAAGTAAAAGAAATACCTCGACTACCAAGGACTAAAGTAGCTATCGCCTTCGCTCTGGGCATATGAAATTTGGAAGTGATTAAGAATATGTGCTTTATATGCTGTTGTTGGAAATCCTCTACCAAGCTTGTAAAATTAGTCACTGTGTCTGTAGCACGGTAATCAAGATGAAACTGACTATCTGTGATACCTGCGGCATGAAAAATTGCTCGTGCTTGTTGCGGCTCAATCCCAGATGAAACCCAAATTTTTATATCTGGATAAAATTGGGCAAATAGAGCCGTAAATTCTTCTTTGTCTGCACCACCACCGAGAGTAAGAATAGCTTGAGGTTGAGGAGCTTGATGATTAGCAATTGCCAAGCGTACAGGAATAGTTAGCCCTAAAACGAGGAGCAAACCCACTAGCCACAACATCAATATAGTTTTAATTCGATATGAAGACTTCATAACTCTTTCACGGTAGGCACTTTCCACTTTACAGAGAACTGAGATTACCAGCAGCCCAGTGACTCAGTTGCTCTGTTGTTCTGGGGCAGAATAACCAGCGATTGCCTTAACTTGGGAGATAGGTGCAAAGGAGATTTGACTTAATTGCTAAAAAGACTAGCATAATTAGACGACTCATCATTTTGGTGATGCACTACAATTCATAGTTGCTTTTGAGGAGCAAGAGCCGCAGATGTTTGGGTAGCCGGTGGCTGTGACACTCTATTGGGTGCAGTAGATTTGGTAAATTGTTTGAATTTGGTAGTTAAAACTTTAATCAAAAGGTTTTTTAATGTTAACTTCGCTCTACTATATAGCGCCTAAACAGTACTCCCTGACGATTTACAATTTCAGTATCGTAGATGTGGAAACCAAACTTTTGAAATAAACCTAAGCTAAATTCACTCGCTTCGGCATATAAACGCCTAATCTTATGCAGATGAGCATATTCTAAAATTTTCTCCATGAGGATAGAACCAATCCCTTGACGGATAAGATCGCTCCTAACATAAGTAGCAGTTACATGACCATCTTCTGTAATTCCTGCAAACCCTAAAATTCCCCTTTCATCTGTAGCTATAAATGTAGTGGCGTTCAAAATGAACTTTTGAAAATTATCTGTATCTGATGCAAAAGATGCCCACATTTGCGTTTGCTCTGGAGAGTAGTGCTGCGGTGCAACTGCCAACACTGTTGTTTGATAAAGTTCTGCCAATGCTGGAACATCCAATTCTTCAGCAATGCGAATATTCACATTCATCACTTTCATGGCGACTCCATTTTTTCAATACTTTAGAAGACGCTTTCTTTACGCATCACAACTCGTAATGCTATTTTTTAGAACCAACATTTTTCAGTATTGCTGATTTCTCTAGCTTCATCTTTATTTGGGAAATGACATGATGCTATCTTCATAATTTTCAAAATTACTAATCCAAAACTTAAATTCTTTATCTATCTCATCTACGACTTTGTATTGGGCAGCATTTTTCATAGTAAAATCAGTAATCAAGGCATAGTATTTCCCTTCTTGTTTAAATTTTACTTTTATACTATTTCTATTATTAGTCAGTCTAGACGCTGCTGATTTTAAGCTATTTAAATTATCTTCATTTGGTGGACTTGACACTACAATTTTAAATTGTACTTTCATTATTCTAAATATATGGCTGAACTTTGAAATGCCTCTTCTGGTGTTCCATAAAAAGTACCATTATTAAATACACTAGGCTCGTATTTTTCATTGCTGTATGTGTAAAAAGCTTTTGTCCACTTTTCCTCATTGCCTTTGTAACGCAATCGACAAAGGTGAATTGGAGTATTCCTGGCTCTTTCTAAATATTCTTCAAGCGTTACTTTAAATAATGACGGGTCATAATTATCTGGAATGAATGGCTCTTTGTACGCATCTATGTAACAGAAATATCCTAGCGTGGCAAAACTTACTAGAGAAGACGACTCTCTAGATTAGCCAAGTAAGCCTTGGGGTCTCTGCGAAATCGATACTGTTCAATTCTGGCTTTGTGGTGTTTTTGCAATTGAGAGCGTAATTCGAGCCAAGTATGAATATCAACTTGTGCTAAATCAGATGCGGTAAAAGAATGAAGCTTAGTAGCTATCGCACAGGCAAGTTTGACAGAACCACGAATAACGAGAGATGAGGGGGCAACCTTACGACCGGTACAACGACGTTGATGATAACGTAGCATACCAAAAGCGTGTTCTAAGTCATTATTAGTTCTAGGAAAATCTTCAATTTCATAACAATGAAAAAGTCCAGACCAGTAGCTGTGGGTGGTTTTTATAAAGTTATCGATTGCAGTGTTCAGGGTACCAGCTTTCTGCTTTTGTTGAGACATTTCTGTCAACAGTTGCTGATAACTTTGTTTGACCCCAGCAGCATCAAGACCTATTTTATTGTTGAGAATATTACTAGCTTTATCAACCCACTGATATGCAACCCTCACAGGTGAAAATAAAGATGCAGTAGCAGATAATCCCTTAGCTAGAAGGTGTTTTAGGTTAACTAAAGGTGGTGGTAAAGCACTTCTTTTTTCCATCCTTTCTAAGCTTTGTTCTATCAAAGTCAAATTTTCTTGTAACTTTAATCCAGATGCCTCTAACGGTGGATGTCCATCATTGGTTATAGAACTACGGACTGCCGAGCAATAATCTTCAATAATAGTCACCAAATCCTTATCTTCATTGGTAACACTACGTTCAATTTCTCGTAATCCTCTAACTTTTTTTTTTCAATTCCTTTTTTGCATTTCTATCCGCCTCATATATGGG
This region includes:
- a CDS encoding DEAD/DEAH box helicase; translated protein: MKVLHGSWIPNQYSDFVQSGAFYLWVETPINNKKRTHTQVHPGHLSSLELLNFLTQTLGIKETEAQLKQRICSKYFALPTANNEPLPSPELVKYLEVEVPEEYENFQYWQVTCYETVTSVKAVIAINIIKLLKDIHFLALYNASEFQLGSDLLFWYHYTQSFRQIITKDQYIPSLKYRANAATTKKKPKQPPPGFEIYAGWEIISEQYEANIQKYIEYMPLICVAGNSTQTDKLEFFAPETLLRHFSEYLLNNLVSKTPLTAAFEKQIDDSLIHYCLYPQKHNPLKTHTALQEYQQWLGWKNRIIRTQAESPFHLCFQLHSPDAEQIDNWQMQFLVSSKKDPSLKLALADYWIMNSKTKAGVHKEFGKDFDTNLLLNLGYAARMYPKLWQGLETDSPTGMQLSLDEAFDFLKDSAWVLEDSGFKVIVPAWYTPAGRRRAKIRLKASSGRKVAATVGESKSYFGLDSLVQYQYELAIGEQTLTPQEWEQLINTKAPLVHFRGQWMELDRDKMQQLLEFWQSHGDEQPQMSLLEFMQRSAQGEDDWEIEYDAALSEIMAKLQDKSQLEPISEDLNLQGNLREYQKRGVAWLQYLEKLGLNGCLADDMGLGKSVQVIARLVQEKDSQSSPLPTLLIAPTSVVGNWQREIAKFAPHLKTMVHHGSDRLQDAAEFKSACQQHDVVISSFTLARLDEKLLNSVTWQRLVLDEAQNIKNPKAAQTKAILKLSAKHRLALTGTPVENRLLDLWSIFNFLNPGYLGKEAQFRKSFEIPIQKDNDKVKSTTLKKLVEPLILRRVKTDQSIIKDLPDKVEQKLYTNLTKEQASLYEVVVRDVEEKLQEAEGIQRKGLILSTLMKLKQICNHPRQFLQDNSEFLPERSHKLSRLVEMVDEAISEGESLLIFSQFTEVCEQIEKYLKHNLHCNTYYLHGGTSRQRREQMISDFQNPDTEASVFVLSLKAGGVGITLTKANHVFHFDRWWNPAVEDQATDRAFRIGQKKNVFVHKFVALGTLEERIDQMIEDKKKLSSAVVGSDESWLTELDNEAFKKLIALNKSTIME
- a CDS encoding Uma2 family endonuclease; protein product: MFALVSPDKTELPPGAVVRLPASWQEYQHLCSQRGDGSIPRIKYRDGEVLLMSPLPVHGRDAHLLANIVMALLDHDEREYDAFTPVTMSLPQESGIEPDYCFYIDNWQAVSGKKRIDWGQDPPPDLVIEIDVTSYSDVQDYLPYRVREVWLFRNQQLLIHQLQGENYQLQTHSCYFPNFDLAQTIVRCVQIAYERNSSAAVRDLKKRLRNTVEP
- a CDS encoding YdcF family protein; this encodes MKSSYRIKTILMLWLVGLLLVLGLTIPVRLAIANHQAPQPQAILTLGGGADKEEFTALFAQFYPDIKIWVSSGIEPQQARAIFHAAGITDSQFHLDYRATDTVTNFTSLVEDFQQQHIKHIFLITSKFHMPRAKAIATLVLGSRGISFTSISVPSRATRAESTSPTPCGSR
- a CDS encoding GNAT family N-acetyltransferase, coding for MKVMNVNIRIAEELDVPALAELYQTTVLAVAPQHYSPEQTQMWASFASDTDNFQKFILNATTFIATDERGILGFAGITEDGHVTATYVRSDLIRQGIGSILMEKILEYAHLHKIRRLYAEASEFSLGLFQKFGFHIYDTEIVNRQGVLFRRYIVERS
- a CDS encoding transposase (programmed frameshift) — its product is MWNEYNNPRHIRTLNGVVELQLKIRRCQNKSCMRYKKAYRPEQEGSLALPQNEFGLDVIAYIGALRYQEHRSVPQIHTHLELKGICISKRTVTHLIDRYDELLSLWLKDHKRLKAIVANQGRVILAIDGMQPEIGHEVLWVIRDCLSGEILLAKTLLSSRNEDLVALLLEVANTLDVPIDGVVSDGQQSIRKAVGLALPKIAHGLCHYHYLKEAIKPIYEADRNAKKELKKKVRGLREIERSVTNEDKDLVTIIEDYCSAVRSSITNDGHPPLEASGLKLQENLTLIEQSLERMEKRSALPPPLVNLKHLLAKGLSATASLFSPVRVAYQWVDKASNILNNKIGLDAAGVKQSYQQLLTEMSQQKQKAGTLNTAIDNFIKTTHSYWSGLFHCYEIEDFPRTNNDLEHAFGMLRYHQRRCTGRKVAPSSLVIRGSVKLACAIATKLHSFTASDLAQVDIHTWLELRSQLQKHHKARIEQYRFRRDPKAYLANLESRLL